Proteins from a single region of Caloramator sp. E03:
- a CDS encoding 2-hydroxyacid dehydrogenase: MTKKFKTILLGDAMIPGKDFESACKKYLSDFVGEIVVGDWEPDWNNLQYRRLEVEKHGPEIEIVDKLIVEHGNDASMLLGLFVPVSSKVFDLMPNLKIVGVSRAGVENVNVKEATSRGILVFNVEGRNAEAVSDFAVGLMLAECRNIARAHYSIKNGKWRKEFSNSDWVPELKGKNVGIIGFGYIGRLVAKKLMGFDVNRMVYDPFISEDIIREAGCIPVDKETLFKESDFITIHARLSEDSKNLVGEKEFEMMKPTAYIINTGRAGLVNEKALIKALKEKKIAGAGLDVFWTEPIPQDSEFLQLDNVTLTTHIAGTTKEALTRSPELLMEDICKLLRNEKPRFIINGEVLENDEFKKWLEEVRK, from the coding sequence CCCTGGTAAAGATTTTGAAAGTGCATGTAAAAAATACCTTTCTGACTTTGTAGGTGAAATTGTTGTAGGAGATTGGGAGCCTGACTGGAATAACTTGCAGTACAGAAGGCTTGAGGTAGAGAAACACGGACCAGAAATTGAAATTGTTGATAAATTGATAGTTGAACATGGTAATGATGCTTCTATGCTTTTAGGATTATTTGTACCTGTTTCATCAAAAGTTTTTGATCTTATGCCTAATTTAAAAATTGTTGGAGTTTCAAGAGCAGGTGTGGAAAATGTAAATGTAAAAGAGGCTACCAGTCGAGGGATACTTGTGTTTAATGTTGAAGGAAGAAATGCAGAAGCAGTATCTGATTTTGCAGTAGGTTTGATGCTTGCAGAATGTAGAAATATTGCTAGAGCTCATTATTCTATAAAAAATGGAAAGTGGAGAAAAGAGTTTTCTAATTCTGATTGGGTTCCTGAACTTAAAGGGAAAAATGTTGGTATTATAGGATTTGGATACATAGGGAGATTAGTAGCAAAAAAGCTTATGGGTTTTGACGTAAATAGAATGGTATATGACCCATTTATAAGTGAAGATATAATTAGAGAAGCAGGATGTATTCCAGTTGATAAAGAAACATTGTTTAAAGAAAGTGATTTTATTACAATACACGCAAGACTTTCTGAAGATTCAAAAAATCTTGTAGGAGAAAAAGAATTTGAAATGATGAAACCTACTGCATATATAATAAATACAGGAAGAGCTGGATTAGTTAATGAAAAAGCTCTTATAAAGGCATTAAAGGAGAAAAAGATAGCGGGAGCAGGGCTTGATGTTTTTTGGACAGAACCAATACCACAAGATAGCGAGTTTTTGCAGCTTGATAATGTAACACTTACTACCCATATAGCAGGTACGACAAAAGAAGCTTTAACAAGATCTCCTGAACTTCTTATGGAAGATATTTGTAAATTGTTAAGAAATGAAAAACCAAGGTTTATTATTAATGGTGAAGTTTTAGAAAATGATGAATTTAAGAAGTGGCTGGAGGAAGTGAGAAAATGA
- a CDS encoding class II fructose-bisphosphate aldolase, with the protein MIVNLTSILKDARLGKYAIGSFNVYSYETIKGVIESAIKLNKPTIVAFGERYLENMDFDSVYATVNALGKNTNTPIALHLDHCKSFEHIVQAIRAGFTSVMYDGSNLSFEENIKETKKIVSIAHSVNVSVEAELGGISLGDRSNEEEREQIYTDPNEAEIFVKETGVDALAVSIGTVHGMYKGEPKIDIGVLKSIASRIDIPLVLHGGSGTPENIIKECIRNGICKINVNTEISAYTVDKIKEALRSDKDYHLSKISILEIEYIKEVVEKYMNMFYS; encoded by the coding sequence ATGATAGTAAATTTAACATCAATTTTAAAGGATGCTCGCTTAGGTAAATATGCTATAGGTTCTTTTAATGTATATAGTTATGAAACAATAAAAGGGGTAATTGAATCTGCCATAAAATTAAATAAGCCAACTATAGTTGCTTTTGGAGAAAGATATTTAGAAAATATGGATTTTGATTCAGTTTATGCGACTGTAAATGCTCTTGGGAAGAATACTAATACACCTATAGCATTACATTTAGATCATTGTAAATCATTTGAACATATAGTACAAGCTATAAGAGCAGGATTTACATCTGTTATGTATGATGGTTCAAATTTGAGCTTTGAAGAAAATATAAAGGAAACAAAAAAAATTGTATCCATTGCTCATTCAGTAAATGTATCTGTAGAGGCAGAACTTGGAGGAATATCCCTTGGAGATCGTTCTAATGAAGAAGAAAGAGAACAAATATATACTGATCCAAATGAAGCAGAAATATTTGTTAAGGAAACAGGTGTTGATGCGCTGGCTGTATCAATTGGAACAGTTCATGGTATGTACAAAGGAGAACCTAAAATTGATATTGGTGTATTAAAATCAATAGCATCCAGGATAGACATACCTTTAGTATTGCACGGAGGATCAGGAACTCCTGAGAATATAATAAAAGAATGCATTAGGAATGGTATATGCAAAATAAATGTCAATACTGAAATATCTGCATATACTGTAGATAAAATTAAGGAAGCTCTTCGATCAGATAAGGATTATCATCTTTCAAAAATTTCCATATTAGAAATAGAATATATAAAAGAAGTTGTAGAAAAATATATGAACATGTTTTATAGCTAA